A region from the Dinoroseobacter shibae DFL 12 = DSM 16493 genome encodes:
- the metF gene encoding methylenetetrahydrofolate reductase [NAD(P)H], giving the protein MSAPRVSFEFFPPQSIAASFRLWDTVRTLAPLDPSFVSVTYGAGGTTRKLTHDAVATIGQNYGLNVAAHLTCVEATRAETLEIAEGYAAAGVTEIVALRGDPPKGADRFTAAQDGFASSVELIEALAATGKFTLRVGAYPDQHPEAASADADVDYLKRKIDAGAHSAITQFFFEAETFFRFRDRCAKAGIDAPIIPGIIPIENWTRARQFALRCGTKVPAWLDEAYAAAIRDGREDLLSIALTTELCTELREGGVEDLHFYTLNKPELTREVCAALGVTPKAGLAEVAA; this is encoded by the coding sequence TTTCGAATTCTTCCCGCCCCAGTCCATCGCAGCCTCCTTCCGGCTGTGGGATACGGTCCGGACCCTTGCTCCGCTCGACCCGAGCTTCGTCTCCGTCACCTACGGTGCGGGGGGCACGACCCGCAAGCTGACCCATGACGCGGTGGCCACGATCGGGCAGAACTACGGGCTGAACGTGGCCGCGCACCTGACCTGCGTCGAGGCGACCCGCGCCGAGACCCTGGAGATCGCCGAGGGCTACGCCGCGGCGGGTGTGACCGAGATCGTCGCCCTGCGCGGCGACCCGCCCAAGGGTGCCGACCGCTTCACCGCGGCCCAAGACGGCTTTGCCAGCTCGGTCGAGCTGATCGAGGCGCTGGCCGCCACGGGCAAGTTCACCCTGCGCGTGGGGGCCTACCCGGACCAACACCCGGAAGCCGCGAGTGCCGACGCGGATGTCGACTACCTCAAGCGCAAGATCGACGCGGGCGCCCACTCGGCGATCACCCAGTTCTTCTTCGAGGCCGAGACGTTCTTCCGCTTCCGCGATCGCTGCGCCAAGGCGGGGATCGACGCGCCCATCATCCCGGGCATCATCCCGATCGAGAATTGGACACGGGCGCGCCAGTTCGCCCTGCGCTGCGGCACCAAGGTGCCCGCCTGGCTCGACGAGGCTTATGCCGCGGCCATCCGGGATGGTCGCGAGGACCTTCTGTCCATCGCATTGACCACCGAGCTGTGCACCGAGTTGCGCGAGGGCGGGGTCGAGGACCTGCATTTCTACACGCTCAACAAGCCCGAATTGACCCGGGAGGTCTGCGCGGCCCTCGGCGTGACGCCCAAGGCCGGGCTCGCCGAAGTCGCGGCCTGA